Proteins co-encoded in one Ziziphus jujuba cultivar Dongzao chromosome 9, ASM3175591v1 genomic window:
- the LOC107426591 gene encoding uncharacterized protein C6C3.02c: MPRRSSGGRSAPRAAPRPAPARNPPPQPVNHAPPPAPAQGGSGGSMLGGIGSTIAQGMVFGTGSAMAHRAVDAVMGPRTIQHETVVSEAAAAAPNASSVGGSDACNVHMKAFQDCLNNYGNEINKCQFYMDMLSECKKNASGMLSA, encoded by the exons ATGCCTCGCCGAAGCTCAGGAG GTCGATCTGCTCCTCGTGCCGCCCCACGTCCTGCACCAGCGCGTAACCCACCACCTCAGCCTG ttAACCATGCTCCTCCTCCAGCTCCTGCACAAGGCGGAAGTGGTGGATCTATGCTAGGAGGAATTGGATCAACCATAGCTCAGG GAATGGTCTTTGGTACTGGAAGTGCAATGGCCCACAGGGCTGTGGATGCTGTGATGGGTCCTCGCACCATTCAGCATGAAACTGTGGTCAGTGAAGCTGCTGCTGCAGCACCCAATGCAAGCAGCGTCGGTGGTTCTGATGCATGTAATGTCCACATGAAGGCGTTCCAAGAT TGCTTGAACAACTATGGGAACGAAATCAACAAGTGCCAGTTCTACATGGACATGCTCTCTGAGTGCAAGAAGAATGCTAGTGGCATGTTGAGTGCCTGA
- the LOC107426808 gene encoding gamma-glutamyl peptidase 5 codes for MKGKKFGLLLCADDSDYVKKMYGGYFGVFVRMLGEEGETWDLYRVSRGEFPLDDEIDTYDGFVISGSMNDAHGDDVWICMLLNFLKKLDSLKKKVLGICFGHQILSRALGGKSGRAKTGWDIGIRTVQLSTSSTRTFSYLKMPALLSIFEIHRDEVWELPPKAELIAWSDKTGVEAFKYGDHMMGIQGHPEYTKDIFLNLIDRLVKLDYIMDSQAEELKAKIETREPDSEAWKRFCIGFLKSKL; via the exons ATGAAGGGAAAGAAATTTGGACTGCTTCTGTGTGCAGATGACTCGGATTACGTGAAGAAGATGTACGGAGGTTACTTTGGGGTGTTTGTGAGAATGCTGGGGGAGGAGGGTGAAACTTGGGATCTTTACCGGGTGTCACGTGGCGAGTTCCCATTGGACGATGAGATTGACACGTATGATGGCTTTGTCATCTCTGGGAGTATGAACGATGCTCATGGCGATGATGTTTGGATCTGCATGCTCTTGAATTTCCTTAAGAAATTGGATTCCCTCAAGAAAAAAGTTCTCGGCATTTGCTTTGGACACCag ATACTGAGCAGAGCACTGGGAGGAAAATCAGGCCGTGCAAAAACGGGGTGGGACATAGGGATCAGAACCGTCCAATTGTCAACATCATCAACGAGGACgttttcatatctcaaaatgCCTGCTTTACTATCCATTTTCGAAATTCATCGAGATGAG GTTTGGGAGCTTCCTCCGAAGGCTGAGTTGATTGCATGGTCTGATAAGACTGGAGTGGAGGCGTTCAAGTATGGTGACCACATGATGGGAATCCAAGGTCACCCTGAGTACACCAAAGACATTTTTCTAAACCTTATTGATCGTTTAGTCAAACTTGATTACATCATG GATTCTCAAGCTGAGGAATTGAAGGCCAAGATAGAGACACGTGAGCCAGATAGTGAGGCATGGAAGAGATTTTGCATTGGCTTTCTAAAGAGTAAATTATGA